A single Lolium perenne isolate Kyuss_39 chromosome 6, Kyuss_2.0, whole genome shotgun sequence DNA region contains:
- the LOC127307979 gene encoding uncharacterized protein: MGETSANMAHWAGLYGATAGGNGGSAPGEGSGVTVSSPTSGGSGGSPARSAPGVEAGRVGKPARRRSRASRRAPVTLLNTDTSNFRAMVQQFTGIPSGPYGPGGVGGPVISFGAGGSGVGMPVRPSPTSAVMSFDHLGGQYQTHRPVATSSLQQQQQSQLFRPQQHQHQQQQFGDYGSLLGGGGGDMFLHGFESSSAEDRMLLQSIQAAGSQMMPRPASTNNTNGYNFG; encoded by the coding sequence ATGGGCGAGACGAGCGCGAACATGGCCCACTGGGCGGGGCTCTACGGCGCCACCGCCGGCGGCAATGGCGGCTCGGCGCCGGGGGAGGGCAGCGGGGTGACGGTGTCGAGCCCGACGTCCGGCGGCTCGGGCGGGAGCCCGGCCCGGTCGGCTCCCGGAGTCGAGGCGGGCCGCGTCGGCAAGCCGGCACGGCGCCGCTCCCGCGCGTCGCGCCGCGCGCCAGTCACGCTGCTCAACACCGACACCTCCAACTTCCGCGCCATGGTGCAGCAGTTCACCGGCATCCCGTCCGGGCCCTACGGCCCCGGCGGCGTCGGCGGCCCCGTGATCAGCTTCGGCGCTGGCGGGTCTGGTGTTGGCATGCCGGTGCGCCCGTCGCCGACCTCCGCCGTGATGTCGTTCGACCACCTCGGCGGCCAGTACCAGACGCACCGGCCGGTCGCCACGTCGTcgctgcagcagcagcagcagagccAGCTCTTCCGGCCGCAGCAGCATCAGCACCAGCAGCAGCAGTTCGGCGACTACGGCAGCCTGCTCGGAGGGGGCGGCGGGGACATGTTCCTGCACGGGTTCGAGTCGTCGTCGGCGGAGGACAGGATGTTGCTGCAGAGCATACAGGCGGCGGGGTCGCAGATGATGCCGCGGCCGGCGTCCACTAACAACACCAATGGCTACAACTTCGGATGA